One part of the Phycisphaeraceae bacterium genome encodes these proteins:
- a CDS encoding VWA domain-containing protein: MSIRFDQPVWLLLLALSVPVAVIGVRWLTGMSPVRRATAIVARVVLVALVSAMLAGATAVRTTERLAVVAVVDVSGSVRRLADQAGTGEVGSGDGRRALEAVRHFLEAAAADRKPDDLLGIVVFDSSAVAVATPTRADVLQRSLDVSTGEGSNIGEALRFAAALFPPDATRRIVLFSDGNETAGRAMEAAKELSASAGLGGVASAGRESGGVVVDVVPIAYHFSNEVVVEAVEAPPTAPPEGTINVRVVLSATSPASGVLRLLNEGEEIDINGAEAGSARRVTLAPGRSVESIAVKLDASRVHRFEAIFEPDAGPTRSGGAAAYAGDTVLTNNRAESFTITAGRGSVLVVDGVSGGDAQGAGATLARTLSGAGIDVETVAPAGLPGDPLSLQAYDLVILQNVAADALPRNSHALLASYVSDQGGGLIMVGGPDSFGAGGWKGSDLEAVLPVRLDLPEKLVVPAAAIVLVLDDSGSMSRSVMGSSRTQQEVANEGAALAVQSLDRTDMVGVIAFNSDYVVLVPLDRNTEPDRTCSIIRSIRPDGGTEIGPALEEAFNQLKDAEATVRHVILLTDGVSGDRQSLPDLAVRMKEEGISLSTIAVGDGADAQTLQVMADRGGGAFYRVTDPSLLPRIFLKAVRVVRTPLIREAPFTPVVLATGSPVTEGVGAGMPPLRGLVLTQPRPERTVTLAMTTPTGEPLLAYWNAGLGRVAAFTSDAHSKWAQGWIGWPGYRRMWTQLEREIARPATDRTAELTTEVVGDSLRLRLDAADKDGRPLDLLSVPAKVYGPDGKVIATQLAQTAPGVYEGSVQATGSGNYVAVLTPRQGTRRLPPVLGGASRASGVEFRALSSNIGLLRDVAGVTGGRVYDLRDPSSANLFDRTGVRPSEARQPLWRPLLLWTIIVLLMDVATRRIAWDRFFSSRYGADVKAAAADAVRDRGARAAAALSSLRGAPAAAPAGGALSTDDARRIVAEQARRRKEERAAAARGGTAAGAGAASAAQAPRDPGEAGQAEDRTSGLMAAKLRAKRQFEERKEGGAGGAGE; the protein is encoded by the coding sequence GTGAGCATCCGATTCGATCAGCCTGTGTGGCTCCTGCTGCTCGCGCTGAGCGTGCCGGTGGCTGTCATTGGTGTACGGTGGCTCACGGGGATGAGCCCGGTTCGTCGCGCCACGGCGATTGTCGCGCGAGTCGTGCTGGTGGCACTGGTGTCGGCCATGCTGGCCGGGGCGACGGCGGTGCGGACGACCGAGCGGCTGGCCGTAGTCGCCGTGGTGGATGTCTCGGGGTCGGTGAGGCGGCTGGCGGATCAGGCGGGGACTGGAGAGGTTGGGAGCGGGGACGGACGGCGGGCGCTCGAAGCGGTGAGACACTTTCTGGAGGCGGCCGCGGCGGATCGGAAGCCGGACGATCTGCTGGGGATCGTCGTCTTCGACTCCTCGGCGGTGGCGGTCGCGACGCCGACGCGGGCGGATGTGCTGCAGCGGTCGTTGGACGTCAGCACGGGTGAGGGGTCGAACATCGGCGAGGCGCTGCGGTTCGCGGCGGCACTGTTCCCTCCGGATGCGACGAGGCGGATCGTCCTGTTTTCGGATGGGAACGAGACGGCGGGGCGCGCGATGGAGGCGGCGAAGGAGCTGTCGGCGTCGGCGGGGCTTGGGGGCGTGGCTAGCGCGGGGCGGGAGTCCGGGGGCGTCGTGGTGGACGTGGTGCCGATCGCGTACCACTTCTCGAACGAGGTGGTGGTGGAGGCGGTGGAGGCGCCGCCGACGGCGCCGCCGGAGGGGACGATCAACGTGCGGGTGGTGCTGAGCGCGACGTCGCCGGCATCGGGCGTGCTCAGGCTGCTGAACGAGGGGGAGGAGATCGACATCAACGGCGCGGAGGCGGGATCGGCGCGGCGGGTGACGCTGGCGCCGGGGCGGAGCGTGGAGTCGATCGCGGTGAAACTCGATGCGTCGCGGGTGCACCGGTTCGAGGCGATCTTCGAGCCGGATGCGGGGCCCACCAGGTCCGGCGGCGCGGCGGCGTACGCGGGGGACACCGTCCTGACGAACAACCGCGCGGAATCGTTCACGATCACGGCGGGCCGCGGGAGCGTGCTGGTTGTGGACGGGGTGAGCGGCGGCGATGCGCAGGGCGCGGGGGCGACGCTGGCGCGAACGCTGTCGGGCGCGGGCATCGATGTGGAGACGGTGGCGCCGGCGGGGCTGCCGGGTGATCCGCTGTCGCTGCAGGCGTACGACCTCGTGATCCTGCAGAACGTGGCGGCCGATGCGCTGCCGCGGAACTCGCACGCCTTGCTGGCGAGTTACGTGTCGGACCAGGGGGGCGGGTTGATCATGGTGGGGGGGCCGGACTCGTTCGGCGCTGGGGGCTGGAAGGGGTCGGACCTGGAGGCGGTGCTGCCGGTGCGGCTGGACCTGCCGGAGAAGCTGGTGGTTCCCGCGGCGGCGATCGTGCTGGTGCTCGACGATTCGGGGTCGATGTCGCGGAGCGTGATGGGCTCGTCGAGGACGCAGCAGGAGGTGGCGAACGAAGGGGCCGCGCTGGCGGTGCAGTCGCTGGACCGGACGGACATGGTCGGGGTGATCGCCTTCAACTCGGACTACGTGGTGCTGGTTCCGCTGGACCGGAACACGGAGCCGGACCGGACGTGCTCGATCATCCGCTCGATCCGGCCGGACGGGGGAACGGAGATCGGACCGGCGCTGGAGGAGGCGTTCAACCAGCTCAAGGATGCGGAGGCGACGGTCCGGCACGTGATCCTGCTGACCGACGGGGTCTCGGGGGATCGGCAGAGCCTGCCGGACCTTGCGGTGCGGATGAAGGAGGAGGGGATCTCGCTGTCGACGATCGCGGTGGGCGATGGAGCGGATGCGCAGACGCTGCAGGTGATGGCGGACCGGGGCGGGGGCGCGTTCTACCGGGTGACGGACCCGAGCCTGTTGCCGCGGATCTTCCTGAAGGCGGTGCGGGTGGTGCGGACGCCGCTGATTCGGGAGGCGCCGTTCACGCCGGTGGTGCTGGCCACGGGTTCACCGGTGACCGAGGGGGTCGGGGCGGGGATGCCGCCGCTGCGGGGTCTTGTGCTGACGCAGCCGCGGCCGGAACGGACAGTGACACTGGCGATGACGACGCCGACCGGCGAGCCGCTGCTGGCGTACTGGAACGCGGGGTTGGGGCGCGTGGCGGCGTTTACATCCGATGCGCATTCGAAGTGGGCCCAAGGGTGGATCGGCTGGCCCGGGTATCGGCGGATGTGGACGCAACTGGAGCGGGAGATCGCGAGGCCGGCGACCGATCGCACGGCGGAACTGACGACCGAGGTGGTGGGGGATTCGTTGCGGCTCCGGCTGGACGCGGCGGACAAGGACGGGAGACCGCTGGATCTGCTGTCGGTGCCGGCGAAGGTGTACGGGCCCGATGGGAAGGTGATCGCGACCCAGTTGGCGCAGACGGCGCCGGGGGTGTACGAGGGATCGGTGCAGGCGACGGGGAGCGGGAACTACGTGGCGGTGCTGACGCCCCGGCAGGGGACGCGTCGGCTGCCGCCGGTGCTGGGCGGCGCCTCGCGGGCGTCGGGGGTAGAATTCCGAGCACTGTCGTCGAACATCGGGCTGCTGCGGGACGTGGCGGGCGTGACGGGAGGGCGGGTGTACGACCTGCGTGATCCGTCCTCGGCGAACCTGTTTGACCGCACGGGTGTGAGGCCGAGCGAGGCGCGGCAGCCGCTGTGGAGGCCGCTGCTGCTGTGGACGATCATCGTGCTGCTGATGGATGTGGCGACGCGGCGGATCGCGTGGGACCGGTTTTTCAGCAGCCGGTACGGCGCGGACGTCAAGGCGGCCGCGGCGGATGCGGTGCGGGACCGCGGGGCGCGGGCGGCGGCGGCGTTGTCGTCGCTGCGCGGAGCACCCGCGGCGGCGCCGGCCGGGGGAGCTTTGTCCACCGACGATGCACGGCGGATTGTCGCGGAGCAGGCGAGGCGGCGGAAAGAGGAGCGGGCCGCCGCGGCGCGGGGCGGCACCGCGGCAGGAGCTGGGGCAGCGTCGGCAGCGCAAGCGCCGCGGGACCCGGGGGAGGCTGGGCAAGCGGAAGATCGAACTTCGGGACTGATGGCGGCCAAACTGCGTGCGAAGCGGCAGTTCGAGGAGAGGAAGGAAGGCGGCGCTGGAGGCGCCGGGGAGTAG
- a CDS encoding class I SAM-dependent methyltransferase, with product MERERVDHTAPLHTMNPTSRFGARAEDYKKFRPSYPGAAIDAVLDGLGEAGRVVAADVGAGTGISSRLLAEKGVRVIAVEPNAAMREAAEAHGLVEWRDGTAEATGLRDGEVDLVVCAQAFHWFEPVGAVREFWRVLKRGGRLALVWNSRDNRDDLTRGYVEAIRTHGGEHPAERRPFRPDGVSETGLFTPLRLFEVPSEQALDEEGLLGRAASASYVPKAGPDHDRLMEALRVLHRAHRGADGMVRLRYITQVWTGDRVG from the coding sequence ATGGAACGGGAACGGGTCGACCACACCGCGCCGCTGCACACGATGAACCCGACCTCGCGGTTCGGGGCGCGGGCGGAGGATTACAAGAAGTTCCGGCCGTCGTATCCGGGTGCGGCGATCGATGCGGTGCTGGACGGGCTGGGCGAAGCGGGGAGGGTGGTGGCGGCGGATGTCGGGGCGGGAACGGGGATCTCGTCGCGGCTGCTGGCGGAGAAGGGCGTGCGGGTGATCGCGGTCGAGCCGAACGCGGCGATGCGGGAGGCGGCCGAGGCGCACGGGCTGGTGGAGTGGCGGGATGGGACCGCGGAGGCGACGGGTCTGCGGGATGGGGAGGTGGACCTGGTGGTGTGCGCTCAGGCGTTCCACTGGTTCGAGCCGGTCGGCGCGGTGCGGGAGTTCTGGCGGGTGCTCAAACGCGGCGGGCGCCTGGCGCTGGTGTGGAACTCACGGGACAACCGGGACGATCTGACTCGGGGGTATGTCGAGGCGATTCGCACCCACGGCGGGGAGCACCCGGCGGAGCGGCGTCCGTTCCGGCCCGACGGGGTGAGCGAGACGGGGCTGTTCACGCCGTTGCGGCTGTTCGAAGTTCCAAGCGAGCAGGCGCTGGACGAGGAGGGGCTGCTCGGGCGGGCGGCGAGCGCCTCGTATGTGCCCAAGGCGGGGCCGGATCATGACCGGCTGATGGAGGCGCTGCGGGTGCTGCACCGGGCGCACCGCGGGGCGGATGGGATGGTGAGGCTGCGGTACATCACGCAGGTGTGGACGGGGGATCGGGTGGGGTGA
- a CDS encoding arylsulfatase codes for MDRPTSSLLSGALVAAITFACHAESRQPPTKPAPIQTTGTPGSPSATTTIDGKQLPAPDPAFGGVIKDDALQSKFWWAPRIVPPKEAPNILLIITDDAGFGVPSTFGGVIPTPAMDRIANNGLRYNNIHSTALCSPTRAALITGRNHHSAGFGVISEQATGFPGYNSIIAEDKATIGRILKDNGFSTAWFGKDHNTPAFAASQVGPFDQWPLGMGFEYFYGFVGGDANQWQPNLFRNTTQIYPFEGKPGWNLITGMADDAIARLNELNQIDPTKKFFVKYAPGASHAPHHPTKEWVDKIHAMHLFDEGWNKVQERIYENQKRLGVIPPNTNLSPWPTEVIKNWDDCTPEEKKLYIRQVEVFAAYVAYSDHEIGRVIQAIEDMGKLDDTLIIYINGDNGTSAEGGPLGTPNEVAFFNGVSVPVDVQMKWYDVWGTEQTYNHMSAGWSWAFDAPFTWFKQNASKLGGIRQGMCISWPARIKDKGALREQFCHIIDIVPTILEACGIPAPEVVDGIKQAPIEGTSLLYTFDPANAKAPSRHTTQYFEMMGQYALYHEGWLLSTKVNRAPWEAFGTANPDPLNNQVFELYDLNTDFSQSNNIADKHPDKVKQLRQLFIEEARKYQVFPMDASVAGRIVAPRPNITAGRTEFVYKHPMVGLPQGDSPFLLNSSYTITADIEVPAGGAEGMILTSGGRFGGYGFYLLKGKPVFLWNLLDLRRMKWEGPEALSPGRHTIEFDFEYDGLGVGTLAFNNMSGLGRPGTGTLKVDGKAVATHEMPHTLPMILQWDESFDIGSDTLTGVNDEDYTPPFPLTARLNTLTLKIDRPQLSPEDIRKLEAAQRNNKASE; via the coding sequence ATGGACCGGCCCACCTCGTCCTTGCTCTCTGGCGCCCTCGTCGCCGCGATCACCTTCGCGTGCCACGCGGAATCACGGCAACCACCCACCAAGCCCGCGCCCATCCAGACCACCGGCACACCCGGCTCGCCGAGCGCCACCACTACCATCGACGGCAAACAACTCCCCGCGCCCGACCCGGCTTTCGGCGGCGTGATCAAGGACGATGCGCTCCAGTCCAAGTTCTGGTGGGCGCCCCGCATCGTGCCGCCGAAGGAAGCCCCCAACATCCTGCTCATCATCACCGACGACGCCGGATTCGGCGTCCCCAGCACCTTCGGCGGCGTCATCCCCACGCCCGCCATGGACCGCATCGCCAACAACGGCCTGCGCTACAACAACATCCACTCCACCGCGCTCTGCTCGCCGACGCGGGCCGCCCTCATCACCGGCCGCAACCACCACTCGGCCGGCTTTGGCGTGATCTCCGAGCAGGCCACCGGCTTCCCCGGGTACAACAGCATCATCGCCGAGGACAAGGCGACGATCGGTCGGATTCTCAAGGACAACGGCTTCTCGACCGCGTGGTTCGGAAAGGACCACAACACCCCCGCGTTCGCCGCGAGCCAGGTCGGTCCCTTCGACCAGTGGCCGCTTGGCATGGGGTTCGAATACTTCTACGGCTTCGTGGGCGGCGATGCCAACCAGTGGCAGCCGAACCTCTTCCGCAACACGACCCAGATCTACCCGTTCGAGGGCAAGCCGGGATGGAACCTCATCACCGGCATGGCCGATGACGCCATCGCTCGCCTCAACGAACTCAACCAGATCGACCCGACCAAGAAGTTCTTCGTCAAGTATGCGCCCGGCGCCTCGCACGCGCCCCACCATCCGACCAAGGAGTGGGTCGACAAGATCCACGCCATGCACCTCTTCGACGAGGGCTGGAATAAGGTCCAGGAGCGGATCTACGAGAACCAGAAGCGCCTGGGCGTGATCCCCCCGAACACCAACCTCTCCCCCTGGCCGACCGAGGTCATCAAGAACTGGGACGACTGCACCCCCGAAGAGAAGAAGCTCTACATCCGGCAGGTGGAGGTCTTCGCTGCCTACGTCGCCTACAGCGACCACGAGATCGGCCGCGTCATCCAGGCCATCGAGGACATGGGCAAGCTCGACGACACGCTCATCATCTACATCAACGGCGACAACGGCACCAGCGCCGAGGGCGGACCCCTGGGCACTCCGAACGAGGTCGCTTTCTTCAACGGCGTCAGCGTGCCCGTTGACGTTCAGATGAAGTGGTACGACGTCTGGGGCACTGAGCAGACGTACAACCACATGTCGGCGGGCTGGTCGTGGGCCTTCGATGCCCCCTTCACGTGGTTCAAGCAGAACGCCTCGAAACTCGGCGGCATCCGCCAGGGCATGTGCATCTCCTGGCCGGCGCGGATCAAGGACAAGGGCGCCCTGCGCGAGCAGTTCTGCCACATCATCGATATCGTCCCGACCATCCTCGAGGCCTGTGGCATCCCCGCCCCCGAGGTGGTCGACGGCATCAAGCAGGCTCCGATCGAGGGCACCAGCCTCCTCTACACCTTCGATCCCGCGAACGCCAAGGCGCCCTCCCGCCACACGACCCAGTACTTCGAGATGATGGGCCAGTACGCCCTCTACCACGAGGGCTGGCTCCTGAGCACGAAGGTAAACCGTGCGCCCTGGGAGGCATTCGGCACCGCCAACCCCGACCCGCTCAACAACCAGGTCTTCGAGCTCTACGACCTGAACACCGACTTCAGCCAGTCCAACAACATCGCCGACAAGCACCCCGACAAGGTCAAGCAGCTCAGGCAGTTGTTCATCGAGGAGGCCCGCAAGTACCAGGTCTTCCCGATGGACGCCTCCGTCGCGGGCCGCATCGTCGCGCCGCGCCCCAACATCACCGCCGGCCGAACCGAGTTCGTGTACAAGCACCCGATGGTCGGCCTGCCCCAGGGCGATTCCCCCTTCCTCCTCAACAGTTCGTACACCATCACGGCGGACATCGAGGTGCCCGCGGGCGGCGCGGAAGGAATGATCCTCACCTCCGGCGGCCGCTTCGGCGGATACGGCTTCTACCTGCTCAAGGGCAAGCCCGTCTTCCTCTGGAACCTGCTCGACCTGAGGCGCATGAAATGGGAGGGCCCCGAGGCCCTCTCGCCCGGCCGCCACACCATCGAGTTTGACTTCGAGTACGACGGCCTCGGCGTGGGAACGCTGGCCTTCAACAACATGAGCGGCCTGGGACGCCCGGGCACCGGCACCCTCAAGGTCGACGGCAAGGCCGTGGCGACGCACGAGATGCCCCACACCCTCCCCATGATCCTTCAATGGGACGAGTCCTTCGACATCGGTTCCGACACGCTGACCGGCGTGAACGACGAGGACTACACGCCGCCGTTCCCGCTCACCGCCAGGCTGAACACGCTGACGCTCAAGATCGATCGCCCGCAACTCAGCCCCGAGGACATCAGGAAGCTCGAGGCGGCCCAGCGCAACAACAAGGCCAGCGAGTAA
- a CDS encoding radical SAM protein, producing the protein MPTRTVYIETFGCQMNELDSELVTGQLRSLGYRFTPDRAQADVVLYNTCSVREHAEQKVWSRLGELRERKEADPSLVVGVLGCLAERDGETLIRRMPVVDLLCGPGELDKLPTLLDNAVRTRAALAGDEPSLDPSGRVRLRSAGELALQGNTSRRSGTLAAAQDSLELLDLSRAVAPDGAAPHTRTAYVRITRGCNKFCTYCVVPFTRGAEVHRPPDHIIEECKRLADSGVIEITLLGQTVNHYRFEHGAAVSVNGITQPQKGRSYLGGHRRDPFAGDRTTTFADLLRRIHDEVHAIQRLRFVTSYPRDFGDDVLEVIRDHPRICRYLHVPGQSGSDRILKLMNRGYSVAEYLDFLARVHSFLHQPELGRPVTIAGDIIVGFPTETDDDFAATESLLRAARYKNCFIFKYSPRPGTSAYDRLADDVPEATKRLRNNALLALQNSISAAVSAEYVGTTVPAFVTGLSPREQKKQKSAAPAPGTLQLTIGGREARQPAPAADPSSEPPQMSARTDGDLIVLFDAPRGSSPDDLIGRIIPLRIVEASTLALKGVVETR; encoded by the coding sequence ATGCCTACCCGCACCGTCTACATCGAGACCTTCGGCTGCCAGATGAACGAGCTCGATTCCGAGCTGGTCACCGGCCAGCTCCGCTCCCTGGGCTACCGCTTCACTCCCGACCGCGCCCAGGCCGACGTCGTGCTCTACAACACCTGCTCCGTCCGCGAACACGCCGAGCAGAAGGTCTGGAGCCGCCTGGGCGAACTCCGGGAGCGCAAGGAGGCCGATCCGTCGCTGGTCGTCGGCGTCCTGGGCTGCCTCGCCGAGCGCGACGGCGAGACCCTCATCCGCCGGATGCCCGTCGTCGATCTCCTCTGCGGCCCGGGCGAACTGGACAAGCTCCCCACCCTGCTCGACAACGCCGTCCGCACCCGCGCCGCCCTCGCCGGCGACGAGCCCTCGCTCGATCCCTCCGGCCGCGTCCGCCTCCGCTCCGCCGGCGAACTCGCCCTCCAGGGCAACACCTCGCGCCGCAGCGGCACCCTCGCGGCCGCCCAGGACTCCCTCGAACTGCTGGATCTTTCCCGCGCCGTCGCTCCCGATGGCGCCGCACCCCACACCCGCACCGCCTACGTCCGCATCACCCGCGGCTGCAACAAGTTCTGCACCTACTGCGTCGTCCCCTTCACGCGGGGCGCCGAGGTCCACCGCCCGCCCGACCACATCATCGAGGAGTGCAAGCGCCTCGCCGATTCCGGCGTCATCGAGATCACGCTCCTGGGCCAGACCGTCAACCACTACCGCTTCGAGCACGGCGCCGCCGTCAGCGTCAACGGCATCACCCAGCCGCAGAAGGGCCGCTCCTACCTCGGCGGACACCGGCGCGACCCGTTCGCGGGCGATCGCACGACCACCTTCGCCGACCTGCTCCGCCGCATCCACGACGAGGTCCACGCGATCCAGCGCCTCCGCTTCGTCACCAGCTACCCGCGCGACTTCGGCGACGACGTCCTCGAGGTCATCCGCGACCACCCGCGAATCTGCCGCTACCTCCACGTCCCGGGCCAATCGGGCTCCGACCGCATTCTCAAGCTCATGAACCGCGGCTACTCGGTCGCCGAGTACCTCGACTTCCTCGCCCGCGTCCACTCCTTCCTGCACCAGCCCGAACTCGGCAGGCCCGTCACCATCGCCGGGGACATCATCGTCGGCTTCCCCACCGAGACCGACGACGACTTCGCCGCCACCGAGTCTCTCCTCCGCGCCGCCCGCTACAAGAACTGCTTCATCTTCAAGTACTCACCCCGCCCCGGCACCTCCGCCTACGACCGCCTCGCCGACGACGTCCCCGAGGCAACCAAGCGCCTCCGCAACAACGCCCTGCTCGCCTTGCAGAACTCCATCAGCGCCGCGGTCTCGGCCGAGTACGTCGGAACCACGGTTCCCGCGTTCGTCACAGGCCTCTCGCCGCGCGAGCAGAAGAAGCAGAAGTCGGCCGCCCCCGCGCCGGGCACGCTCCAACTCACGATCGGCGGCCGCGAGGCTCGACAGCCCGCGCCCGCGGCCGACCCGTCCTCCGAACCGCCACAGATGTCCGCCCGGACGGACGGCGATCTGATCGTCCTCTTCGATGCGCCTCGCGGCTCGAGCCCCGATGACCTCATCGGCCGCATCATTCCCCTGCGCATCGTCGAGGCCTCCACGCTGGCGCTCAAGGGCGTTGTCGAAACGCGATGA
- a CDS encoding HAMP domain-containing histidine kinase, which translates to MWRGISLANKCLLLFGAAVVLIIVSALAVPWFRLNSMVEEGRRDSASRLVLAWERIVQRDAAAGKGTPPGVVERLGGADIVMLSAAMAQEQIDRPDPDDTSRFVKRAWNRFAADDNAVESFSSQWRRSGRLEWYAKAVRADDDSLQGMILLTQTNSGAAWQLVQNTIYLLAAGLIALGLAVLVFYLITNRLILSPVRSLKETAESVRLGNLSTRSSIDTGDEFEELSDTFNQMLEGLQAGSDQLRAINTALDVRVGELAERNLALHEANRVKGEFLANVSHELRTPLNSIIGFAELLLEIAEKEAAAGDDSTRLTKRRRYLEHIITAGKTLLEMINSLLEMAKVEAGRTALHLETINVADTCNALAAMLRPLADKSGVDLAVEISPDLPLVETDPKKLQQIVFNLLSNAIKFTGDPARADEAAAELAPGAPKGGRVVLRAEKLVGRASEGAESVDRVRISVLDTGPGIAEEDLPKIFEKFRQLESGITRRHAGTGLGLAISKELTSLLQGEIHVQSELGRGSMFSLILPLHPDPTRAAEMRLEMQFRGALASQKVATETA; encoded by the coding sequence ATGTGGCGCGGGATCTCACTGGCGAACAAGTGTCTGCTGCTGTTCGGTGCGGCGGTGGTGCTCATCATCGTCTCCGCGCTGGCGGTGCCGTGGTTCCGTCTCAACTCGATGGTCGAGGAGGGACGGCGGGACTCCGCGTCGCGGCTGGTGTTGGCGTGGGAGCGGATCGTGCAGCGGGACGCCGCGGCGGGGAAGGGGACGCCGCCGGGGGTGGTTGAGCGGCTGGGTGGGGCTGACATCGTGATGCTGTCGGCGGCGATGGCGCAGGAGCAGATCGATCGACCGGATCCGGATGACACCTCGCGGTTCGTGAAGCGGGCGTGGAACCGTTTCGCGGCGGACGACAACGCGGTAGAGTCGTTCTCCAGCCAGTGGCGGCGCTCGGGCCGGCTGGAGTGGTACGCGAAGGCGGTGCGGGCCGACGACGACTCGCTGCAGGGGATGATCCTGCTGACGCAGACCAACAGCGGCGCGGCGTGGCAGCTGGTGCAGAACACCATCTACCTGCTGGCCGCGGGCCTGATTGCGTTGGGGCTCGCGGTGCTGGTGTTCTACCTGATTACGAACCGGCTGATCCTGAGCCCGGTGCGGTCGCTGAAGGAGACGGCCGAGTCGGTGCGGCTGGGGAACCTCTCGACGCGGTCGTCGATCGACACCGGGGACGAGTTCGAGGAACTTTCGGATACGTTCAACCAGATGCTCGAGGGGCTGCAGGCGGGGTCGGACCAGCTCAGGGCGATCAACACCGCGCTGGACGTGAGGGTGGGGGAGTTGGCCGAACGCAACCTGGCGCTGCACGAGGCGAACCGGGTGAAGGGCGAGTTCCTGGCGAATGTCAGCCACGAGTTGCGGACGCCTCTGAACTCGATCATCGGGTTTGCGGAGTTGCTGCTGGAGATCGCGGAGAAGGAGGCTGCGGCCGGGGACGACTCGACGCGGCTGACCAAGCGGCGGCGGTACCTCGAGCACATCATTACGGCGGGCAAGACGCTGCTGGAGATGATCAACAGCCTACTGGAGATGGCGAAGGTGGAGGCGGGGCGGACGGCGCTGCACCTGGAGACGATCAACGTCGCTGATACCTGCAACGCGCTGGCGGCGATGCTGCGCCCGCTGGCGGACAAGAGTGGCGTGGACCTGGCCGTGGAGATCTCGCCGGACCTTCCGCTGGTGGAAACGGATCCGAAGAAACTGCAGCAGATCGTGTTCAATCTGCTGTCAAACGCGATCAAGTTCACGGGCGACCCGGCGCGGGCCGACGAGGCCGCGGCGGAGCTCGCGCCCGGGGCGCCGAAGGGGGGGCGGGTGGTCCTTCGGGCCGAGAAACTGGTGGGGCGAGCGAGCGAGGGGGCGGAGAGCGTGGACCGGGTGAGGATCAGCGTGCTGGACACCGGGCCGGGGATCGCGGAGGAGGACCTGCCGAAGATCTTCGAGAAGTTCCGGCAACTCGAGTCGGGCATCACTCGCCGGCACGCGGGGACCGGGCTTGGGCTGGCGATCTCGAAGGAGTTGACCTCGCTGCTGCAGGGCGAGATCCACGTGCAATCGGAACTCGGCCGGGGCTCGATGTTCAGCCTGATCCTGCCGCTGCACCCGGATCCGACGCGGGCCGCGGAGATGCGATTGGAGATGCAGTTCCGCGGCGCCTTGGCATCACAGAAGGTTGCAACGGAGACAGCGTGA